The proteins below come from a single Streptomyces sp. SCSIO 75703 genomic window:
- a CDS encoding M4 family metallopeptidase has product MTPLFSRHKRTTLALATAVAAGALLTTGLTAGSASAGPSAQPVLGAAPVPLSVTARAALIAEQQGGAARTAGEIGLGAKEKLVVKDVVKDADGTVHTRYERTYDGLPVLGGDLVVHRGATGATQGVTRATDATIKVATVTPKVAAATAERQALSAAEAAGSSAAEADAAPRKVIWAANGTPVLAYETVVGGFQEDGTPNELHVVTDAATGAKLYEYQAIETGTGKSLYSGTVTLGTTLSGSTYQLTDASRGGHKTYNLARGTSGTGTLFTDADDVWGTGTASSSATDQTAAVDAAYGAQVTWDFYKNTFGRNGIRNDGKAAYSRVHYGNQYINAFWSDGCFCMTYGDGAGNVRPLTSLDVAGHEMSHGVTSNTAGLVYSGESGGLNEATSDIFGTGAEFYANNASDPGDYLIGEKININGNGTPLRYMDKPSKDGASKDYWSSGLGGVDVHYSSGPANHFFYLLAEGSGAKTVNGVSYNSPTYDGSTVTGIGRAKALQIWYKALTTYMTSTTNYKGARTATLNAASALYGASSTEYQRVAAAWTAINVT; this is encoded by the coding sequence GTGACCCCCCTCTTCTCGCGCCACAAGCGCACCACGCTGGCCCTCGCCACCGCGGTCGCCGCCGGCGCCCTGCTCACCACCGGCCTGACCGCCGGCAGCGCCAGCGCCGGCCCGAGCGCACAGCCCGTCCTCGGCGCGGCACCGGTCCCGCTGTCCGTCACCGCGCGCGCCGCGCTCATCGCGGAGCAGCAGGGCGGGGCGGCCCGCACCGCCGGCGAGATCGGCCTCGGCGCCAAGGAGAAGCTGGTCGTCAAGGACGTCGTCAAGGACGCCGACGGCACCGTGCACACCCGCTACGAGCGCACCTACGACGGGCTGCCCGTCCTCGGCGGCGACCTCGTCGTCCACCGCGGTGCGACCGGCGCCACCCAGGGCGTGACGAGAGCGACCGACGCCACGATCAAGGTCGCCACCGTGACGCCGAAGGTCGCCGCGGCCACCGCCGAGCGGCAGGCGCTGTCCGCCGCCGAGGCGGCCGGCTCCAGCGCGGCCGAGGCCGACGCCGCCCCGCGCAAGGTGATCTGGGCGGCGAACGGCACCCCCGTCCTGGCCTACGAGACGGTCGTCGGCGGCTTCCAGGAGGACGGCACCCCCAACGAGCTGCACGTCGTCACCGACGCGGCCACCGGCGCCAAGCTCTACGAGTACCAGGCCATCGAGACCGGCACCGGCAAGAGCCTGTACTCCGGCACCGTCACCCTCGGCACCACCCTGTCGGGATCGACCTACCAGCTCACCGACGCCTCTCGCGGCGGCCACAAGACGTACAACCTGGCCCGCGGCACCTCCGGCACCGGCACCCTGTTCACCGACGCGGACGACGTCTGGGGCACCGGCACCGCCTCCAGCTCGGCCACCGACCAGACGGCCGCCGTCGACGCCGCCTACGGCGCCCAGGTCACCTGGGACTTCTACAAGAACACCTTCGGCCGCAATGGCATCCGCAACGACGGCAAGGCGGCCTACTCCCGCGTCCACTACGGGAACCAGTACATCAACGCCTTCTGGTCCGACGGCTGCTTCTGCATGACCTACGGCGACGGCGCCGGCAACGTCCGCCCGCTGACCTCGCTGGACGTCGCCGGCCACGAGATGAGCCACGGCGTCACCTCGAACACGGCGGGCCTCGTCTACAGCGGCGAGTCCGGCGGCCTCAACGAGGCGACCAGCGACATCTTCGGCACCGGCGCCGAGTTCTACGCCAACAACGCCTCCGACCCGGGCGACTACCTCATCGGCGAGAAGATCAACATCAACGGCAACGGCACGCCGCTGCGCTACATGGACAAGCCGAGCAAGGACGGCGCGTCCAAGGACTACTGGTCCTCCGGCCTCGGCGGCGTCGACGTGCACTACTCGTCCGGCCCGGCCAACCACTTCTTCTACCTGCTCGCCGAGGGCAGCGGCGCGAAGACCGTCAACGGGGTCAGCTACAACTCCCCGACCTACGACGGCTCCACGGTCACCGGCATCGGCCGCGCCAAGGCGCTCCAGATCTGGTACAAGGCACTGACCACGTACATGACCTCCACCACCAACTACAAGGGCGCCCGCACCGCGACCCTGAACGCGGCGTCCGCCCTCTACGGCGCCTCCAGCACCGAGTACCAGAGGGTGGCCGCGGCCTGGACCGCGATCAACGTCACCTGA
- a CDS encoding ABC transporter ATP-binding protein codes for MPTTPTPPAQDRSAVRSLLRLWPYIRPVRARLATAAGVAVTASLVGLVIPLVLKWMVDGPVAGRDPAGVWLGALFLLLLGVGEALLFGLRRWLVARPLSHVEARMRADLYGHLQRLPVAFHDRWASGQLLSRGTTDLMLLRLFFAFPMTFLLVNGVTILVGVVIMLVQDWVLGLVVLGAALPVMVTCMVFERKYAEVARLAQDQVGDLTTVVEESVLGIRIVKGFGRHRSQARAFRRLAGKLRGTELRKARLLAAIWAVIVTLPELAVGAALVAGAVRVADGTLSAGTLVAFLSTALALRWPVESIGFLLAMSQEAATATDRYFEVMDAPPETDTGTETDTGTGTGTDTETAGAARASGRAADAVTAAVAMRPPAATEGRRPGRSAGALTRGGGLRFEGVRFRFPDAPPGSPPLLDHVDLHVRPGESLALVGATGSGKTTLTALVPRLHEVTAGRITLDGRDITALPRAELRSLVAVAFEEPTLFSASVGENVLMGAGDGADPDALDRALAVAHAGFAHELPEGTATQVGEQGLSLSGGQRQRLALARAVVGRPRFLVLDDPLSALDVHTEAAVEAALREVLADTTALIVAHRPSTVLLADRVALLSGGRIAAVGTHHELLRTHAEYAHLMSGREEPGDREEGTRR; via the coding sequence ATGCCCACGACACCGACGCCGCCCGCCCAGGACCGTTCCGCCGTGCGTTCCCTGCTCCGGCTCTGGCCGTACATCCGCCCGGTGCGGGCCCGGCTGGCGACCGCGGCGGGTGTGGCCGTCACCGCCTCCCTGGTGGGTCTGGTGATCCCGCTGGTGCTGAAGTGGATGGTCGACGGTCCGGTCGCGGGCCGGGACCCGGCGGGGGTGTGGCTCGGGGCGCTCTTCCTGCTGCTGCTCGGCGTGGGGGAGGCGCTGCTCTTCGGGCTGCGGCGGTGGCTGGTGGCGCGGCCCCTCTCGCACGTCGAGGCGCGGATGCGCGCGGACCTGTACGGGCACCTCCAGCGGCTGCCGGTCGCCTTCCACGACCGGTGGGCCTCGGGGCAGTTGCTCTCGCGCGGGACGACCGACCTGATGCTGCTGCGCCTCTTCTTCGCCTTCCCGATGACCTTCCTGCTGGTCAACGGGGTCACGATCCTCGTCGGCGTGGTGATCATGCTGGTGCAGGACTGGGTCCTGGGCCTGGTGGTCCTCGGGGCCGCCCTCCCGGTGATGGTCACCTGCATGGTCTTCGAGCGGAAGTACGCCGAGGTCGCGCGGCTCGCCCAGGACCAGGTCGGGGACCTGACGACGGTGGTGGAGGAGAGCGTCCTCGGCATCCGCATCGTCAAGGGCTTCGGGCGGCACCGCAGCCAGGCGCGGGCGTTCCGGAGGCTCGCGGGGAAGCTGCGCGGCACGGAGCTGCGCAAGGCACGGCTGCTGGCGGCGATCTGGGCGGTGATCGTGACGCTGCCGGAACTGGCCGTGGGCGCGGCGCTGGTGGCCGGCGCGGTGCGGGTCGCCGACGGGACGCTGTCGGCGGGGACGCTGGTGGCCTTCCTGTCGACGGCGCTGGCGCTGCGGTGGCCGGTGGAGTCGATCGGCTTCCTGCTGGCGATGAGCCAGGAGGCGGCCACCGCGACGGACCGGTACTTCGAGGTGATGGACGCACCGCCGGAGACGGATACGGGGACGGAGACGGATACGGGGACGGGGACGGGGACGGATACGGAGACGGCGGGCGCGGCGCGGGCGTCCGGCCGGGCGGCGGACGCCGTGACGGCAGCCGTTGCGATGCGGCCCCCCGCCGCGACGGAGGGCCGCCGCCCCGGGCGGAGCGCCGGTGCCCTCACGCGAGGCGGTGGGCTGCGCTTCGAGGGCGTCCGGTTCCGCTTCCCCGACGCACCGCCCGGCTCCCCGCCCCTCCTCGACCACGTCGACCTGCACGTCCGTCCCGGCGAGTCCCTCGCCCTGGTCGGCGCCACCGGCAGCGGCAAGACCACGCTGACCGCGCTCGTCCCCCGGCTGCACGAGGTGACCGCCGGGCGCATCACCCTGGACGGCCGGGACATCACCGCCCTGCCCCGTGCCGAGCTGCGCTCCCTGGTCGCCGTCGCCTTCGAGGAACCCACCCTCTTCTCCGCCAGCGTCGGCGAGAACGTCCTGATGGGCGCCGGCGACGGAGCGGACCCGGACGCGCTGGACCGCGCCCTGGCAGTGGCCCACGCCGGCTTCGCGCACGAACTGCCCGAGGGCACCGCCACCCAGGTCGGCGAGCAGGGGCTCAGCCTCTCCGGCGGCCAGCGGCAGCGGCTCGCGCTGGCCCGCGCCGTGGTCGGCCGGCCCCGCTTCCTCGTCCTGGACGACCCGCTGTCCGCGCTGGACGTGCACACCGAGGCCGCCGTCGAGGCCGCGCTGCGCGAGGTCCTCGCGGACACCACCGCCCTGATCGTGGCCCACCGCCCGTCCACGGTGCTGCTCGCCGACCGGGTGGCCCTGCTCTCCGGCGGGCGGATCGCCGCCGTCGGCACCCACCACGAACTGCTGCGCACCCACGCCGAGTACGCCCACCTGATGTCCGGGCGCGAAGAGCCCGGGGACCGCGAGGAGGGGACCCGCCGATGA
- a CDS encoding DUF1990 domain-containing protein gives MSFTYDDVGATRDEGNCPPGFRPLHVRARLGEGEAVFRRAVEAVFGWEMHRALGIGFAASTARAEPGTDVTVTLAGVIKAPCRVVWTLEEHRRAGWAYGTLPGHPESGEEAFVVDRTGDGTVWLTVRSFSRPATWFARAGGPAARGFQHAYARRCGTVLRRICDEVAED, from the coding sequence ATGTCCTTCACGTACGACGACGTCGGGGCCACCCGTGACGAGGGAAACTGCCCGCCCGGCTTCCGCCCGCTGCACGTCCGCGCCCGCCTCGGGGAGGGAGAGGCCGTGTTCCGCCGGGCGGTCGAGGCCGTCTTCGGCTGGGAGATGCACCGGGCCCTCGGCATCGGCTTCGCGGCGAGCACCGCTCGGGCGGAGCCCGGCACCGACGTCACCGTCACCCTGGCCGGGGTGATCAAGGCGCCGTGCCGGGTCGTGTGGACGCTGGAGGAGCACCGCCGGGCCGGCTGGGCCTACGGGACGCTGCCCGGCCACCCCGAGTCGGGCGAGGAGGCGTTCGTCGTGGACCGCACCGGTGACGGCACGGTGTGGCTGACGGTCCGTTCCTTCAGCCGCCCGGCCACCTGGTTCGCCCGCGCCGGCGGCCCCGCGGCCCGGGGCTTCCAGCACGCCTACGCCCGCCGCTGCGGAACCGTCCTGCGGCGCATCTGCGACGAGGTCGCCGAGGACTGA
- a CDS encoding ABC transporter ATP-binding protein: protein MVDAHEDPGTPDARSPVRYLGWLALRQWHRCAWGAVLSSAWMVLLAATPYLTARAVDEGLERGDLGALALWTGALVAAGALNAWLGMLRHRTMTLVRMDANFRTVKVVVGQAVRLGAALRRQTGTGEIVTIGVGDVQTLGTSLTVLGPGVGALVACAVVAGLLLSVSVHLALVVLLGVPVLGLLVGPLMGRLRGRETEYREGQSLLTARIGDLAAGLRVLGGLGGKGLVADAFRRDSARLRGQGYRVGAVTSWIQALGVGLPTLFLALVTWLAARQAVRGHISVGELVAVYGYVVALTWPVAFLIEGGHQISRAVVAARRVVDFLALEPEPDDGVREAPAEPSVLYDPASGVRVAPGRLTVLAGARPADAAAVADRLGRYAPTEATWGGVPLEDVPLARVRERVLVAEAEADLFAGPLRALLAGRGEAAEAELMRAVRAAAAEDVVRGLPEGLDTAVTAQGRGLSGGQRQRVRLARALLADPEVLIAVEPTSALDAHTEALVADRLRAARSGRTTVVCSTSPLVLDRADRVCHLVDGKVVAEGRHRELLAREPGYRALVARDAGEVARDAGETEGVR, encoded by the coding sequence GTGGTCGACGCCCACGAGGACCCGGGCACGCCGGACGCGCGCTCTCCCGTGCGCTACCTGGGGTGGCTGGCCCTGCGGCAGTGGCATCGCTGCGCCTGGGGGGCGGTGCTCTCCAGCGCCTGGATGGTACTGCTGGCGGCGACCCCGTACCTGACGGCGCGGGCGGTCGACGAGGGGCTGGAGCGGGGCGACCTCGGGGCGCTGGCCCTCTGGACGGGCGCCCTGGTGGCGGCGGGCGCGCTCAACGCCTGGCTCGGCATGCTGCGCCACCGCACCATGACGCTGGTGCGGATGGACGCCAACTTCCGCACGGTCAAGGTCGTCGTCGGGCAGGCGGTGCGGCTGGGGGCCGCGCTGCGGCGGCAGACCGGCACCGGCGAGATCGTCACCATCGGGGTCGGCGACGTGCAGACCCTCGGCACCTCGCTGACGGTGCTGGGGCCCGGGGTGGGCGCCCTGGTGGCGTGCGCCGTGGTCGCCGGACTGCTGCTGTCGGTCTCCGTCCACCTGGCGCTGGTGGTGCTGCTCGGGGTGCCGGTGCTCGGGCTGCTGGTCGGCCCGCTGATGGGGCGGCTGAGGGGACGGGAGACGGAGTACCGCGAGGGCCAGTCGCTGCTGACGGCGCGGATCGGGGACCTGGCGGCCGGGCTGCGGGTGCTGGGCGGCCTCGGCGGCAAGGGCCTGGTGGCGGACGCCTTCCGCCGGGACTCGGCGCGGCTGCGCGGGCAGGGCTACCGGGTCGGCGCGGTGACGAGCTGGATCCAGGCGCTCGGCGTGGGGCTGCCGACCCTGTTCCTCGCCCTGGTGACCTGGCTGGCGGCCCGGCAGGCCGTGCGGGGCCACATCAGCGTGGGCGAACTGGTGGCGGTGTACGGCTACGTGGTGGCGCTGACCTGGCCGGTGGCCTTCCTCATCGAGGGCGGTCACCAGATCAGCCGGGCGGTGGTGGCGGCCCGGCGGGTGGTGGACTTCCTGGCTCTGGAGCCGGAGCCCGACGACGGCGTCCGCGAGGCCCCGGCGGAGCCGTCGGTACTGTACGACCCGGCCTCCGGGGTGCGGGTGGCGCCCGGCCGGCTCACGGTGCTGGCGGGAGCGCGGCCCGCCGACGCGGCGGCCGTGGCCGACCGGCTGGGCCGGTACGCGCCCACGGAGGCGACGTGGGGCGGGGTGCCGCTGGAGGACGTGCCGCTCGCCCGGGTGCGCGAGCGCGTCCTCGTCGCCGAGGCGGAGGCCGATCTGTTCGCCGGCCCGCTGCGCGCGCTGCTCGCCGGCCGGGGCGAGGCCGCGGAGGCGGAGCTGATGCGCGCGGTGCGCGCCGCCGCGGCCGAGGACGTCGTCCGGGGGCTGCCCGAGGGACTGGACACGGCCGTCACGGCACAGGGCCGCGGTCTCTCCGGCGGGCAGCGCCAACGGGTGCGGCTGGCACGGGCGTTGCTGGCCGATCCGGAGGTGCTGATCGCGGTGGAGCCGACCTCGGCGCTGGACGCGCACACCGAGGCGCTGGTCGCGGACCGGCTGAGGGCGGCGCGGTCGGGCCGGACGACGGTGGTGTGCAGTACGTCCCCGCTGGTCCTGGACCGGGCGGACCGGGTCTGCCACCTGGTGGACGGCAAGGTGGTGGCGGAGGGCCGGCACCGGGAACTGCTGGCGCGGGAGCCCGGGTACCGGGCCCTGGTCGCGCGGGACGCGGGGGAAGTCGCGCGGGACGCGGGGGAAACGGAGGGCGTGCGATGA
- a CDS encoding ABC transporter ATP-binding protein translates to MTAPATTAPDREPDGEARPDAPVDDGFDRDVLPSPPGATAALLRSLLAPLRARVGCAVLVLLLQQAAVQAGPLLVAYAIDRGVPALRAHDTGPLLAVATGYLFCALAAGGLQYAFIAVSARINQDVLLDLRGRIFRHAQALSVDFHERYTSGRLISRSTTDVESLRELLSEGLQELITVLLSFVWIAAMLLWLDLGLGAVAVASFVPLYALIRDYRRRAGRVYAKRSTTIAAVIVKFVETLNGIRPVRAFRREAANDAEFAVLNERHERTNGDALLEMARYVVGSRLVANTAVAGIVLWGGYRVADGTLALGVLAAAVLYLRRLYDPIDRLGMFLNSYESAAASLQKIAGLLAQTPSVPEPARPRALPAREGTQPGRRVVFEDVRFGYRTGGEVLPRFGLTIPAGQTVAVVGSTGAGKSTLAKLLARFYDPSGGRVLLDGTDLRDLAVPELRRGVVMVTQEAFLFSGTVAENIAIGRPDASREEIARAAKAIGAHDFIAALPDGYDTDVRRRGGRISAGQRQLVAFARALLADPAVLILDEATSSLDIPGERDVQRAMTTVLKGRTAVVIAHRLSTVEIADRVLVMERGRIVEDGTPAELVAGRGRFAELHRTWRDGLA, encoded by the coding sequence ATGACGGCGCCCGCGACCACCGCACCGGACCGGGAGCCGGACGGCGAGGCCCGCCCGGACGCGCCCGTGGACGACGGGTTCGACCGGGACGTGCTGCCCAGCCCGCCCGGGGCCACCGCCGCGCTGCTGCGCTCCCTGCTCGCCCCCCTGCGGGCCCGGGTCGGGTGCGCGGTCCTGGTCCTGCTGCTCCAGCAGGCGGCCGTGCAGGCCGGCCCGCTGCTGGTGGCGTACGCCATCGACCGGGGGGTGCCCGCGCTGCGCGCCCACGACACCGGCCCGCTGCTCGCGGTGGCCACCGGCTACCTGTTCTGCGCGCTGGCCGCGGGCGGCCTCCAGTACGCCTTCATCGCGGTGTCCGCCCGGATCAACCAGGACGTGCTGCTGGACCTGCGGGGCCGGATCTTCCGGCACGCCCAGGCGTTGAGCGTCGACTTCCACGAGCGCTACACCTCGGGCCGGCTCATCTCCCGCTCCACCACGGACGTGGAGTCGCTGCGCGAACTGCTCAGCGAGGGGCTGCAGGAGCTGATCACGGTCCTGCTCTCCTTCGTGTGGATCGCGGCGATGCTGCTCTGGCTGGACCTGGGCCTCGGGGCCGTCGCGGTGGCCTCCTTCGTCCCGCTGTACGCGCTGATCCGGGACTACCGGCGGCGCGCGGGGCGGGTCTACGCGAAGCGGTCGACGACGATCGCGGCGGTCATCGTGAAGTTCGTGGAGACGCTGAACGGCATCCGGCCGGTGCGCGCCTTCCGCCGGGAGGCCGCCAACGACGCCGAGTTCGCCGTCCTCAACGAGCGGCACGAGCGCACCAACGGCGACGCCCTGCTGGAGATGGCCCGCTACGTGGTCGGCTCCCGGCTGGTCGCCAACACCGCGGTCGCCGGGATCGTGCTGTGGGGCGGCTACCGGGTCGCCGACGGCACGCTGGCGCTCGGCGTGCTGGCGGCGGCCGTCCTCTACCTGCGCCGCCTGTACGACCCGATCGACCGGCTCGGCATGTTCCTCAACTCCTACGAGTCGGCGGCCGCCTCCCTCCAGAAGATCGCCGGCCTGCTCGCCCAGACGCCGTCGGTGCCCGAACCGGCCCGGCCGCGGGCACTGCCCGCCCGCGAGGGCACGCAGCCGGGCCGGCGGGTCGTCTTCGAGGACGTGCGCTTCGGCTACCGCACCGGCGGCGAGGTGCTGCCCCGCTTCGGCCTGACGATCCCGGCCGGGCAGACCGTCGCGGTGGTCGGCTCGACCGGCGCGGGCAAGTCGACGCTGGCCAAACTGCTCGCCCGCTTCTACGACCCCTCCGGCGGCCGGGTGCTGCTGGACGGCACCGACCTGCGCGACCTCGCGGTGCCCGAACTGCGGCGCGGGGTGGTGATGGTGACGCAGGAGGCGTTCCTGTTCTCCGGGACGGTCGCCGAGAACATCGCCATCGGCCGCCCCGACGCCTCCCGGGAGGAGATCGCGCGGGCCGCGAAGGCGATCGGCGCCCACGACTTCATCGCCGCGCTGCCCGACGGCTACGACACCGACGTCCGCCGCCGCGGCGGCCGCATCTCGGCCGGTCAACGGCAACTCGTCGCGTTCGCACGGGCGTTGCTGGCCGATCCGGCGGTGCTGATCCTGGACGAGGCGACGAGTTCGCTGGACATCCCCGGCGAGCGGGACGTGCAGCGGGCCATGACGACGGTGCTGAAGGGACGTACGGCGGTGGTGATCGCGCACCGGCTGTCCACGGTGGAGATCGCCGACCGGGTGCTGGTGATGGAGCGGGGGCGGATCGTGGAGGACGGCACCCCGGCGGAACTCGTCGCGGGACGGGGCCGGTTCGCCGAGCTGCACCGCACCTGGCGGGACGGCCTGGCGTGA
- a CDS encoding ABC transporter ATP-binding protein, with translation MTAAEAGALPVADRAEVRRAAAGLVRADGRAFTGVLLLNALAALAGLAGPWLLGRIVDEVRAGGGVGAVDRMALGILLCSAAQLLLSRWARYAGHRLGERALARVRERFVDRALALPAAVVERAGTGDLTTRGTADVTAVGATVRDVGPDLLVSGVQALFLAGAVFVLDPLFGAVAVLGLLPVWWALRWYLRSAREAYLAEGAATSEVAEVLAATADGARTVEAFRLGGRRIAASRAALEVSRRTRMRTLFLRCVFFPVVELSYVLPVAGVLLVGGVLHSRGAVSVGAVVAGAVYLQQLVGPLDTVLMHVERLQSGGASFARVEGLAGVPAAGGPGAGVPADDRIDVAGARYAYDRGGEVLRGVDLTVRPGERLAVVGPSGAGKTTLSRLLAGVDAPTGGSVTVGGVPVADLGPERLRRQVVLVTQEHHVFLGTVRDNLLIAEPDASDGELWQALEAVGAAGWVRELPDGLGTALGGDGVRPDGSEAQRLALARVVLADPHTLVLDEATALLDPATARHTERALAAVLSGRTVIAIAHRLHTAHDADRVAVMEEGRLTELGTHEELVTAGGAYAALWSSWHGGSGSAPPDG, from the coding sequence ATGACGGCCGCGGAGGCGGGCGCGCTGCCCGTGGCGGACCGGGCCGAGGTGCGGCGGGCGGCGGCCGGACTGGTCCGCGCCGACGGGCGGGCCTTCACCGGGGTGCTGCTGCTCAACGCGCTGGCGGCGCTGGCGGGGCTGGCCGGGCCGTGGCTGCTGGGCCGGATCGTGGACGAGGTGCGCGCCGGGGGCGGGGTCGGCGCGGTGGACCGGATGGCGCTGGGCATCCTGCTCTGTTCGGCGGCGCAGTTGCTGCTGTCCCGCTGGGCGCGGTACGCGGGGCACCGCCTCGGCGAACGCGCCCTGGCCCGGGTGCGGGAGCGGTTCGTGGACCGGGCGCTGGCGCTGCCGGCGGCGGTGGTGGAGCGGGCCGGCACCGGGGACCTGACGACACGGGGCACGGCGGACGTGACCGCGGTGGGCGCCACCGTGCGCGACGTCGGGCCGGATTTGCTGGTCAGCGGGGTGCAGGCGCTGTTCCTGGCGGGCGCGGTGTTCGTGCTCGACCCGCTCTTCGGGGCGGTCGCGGTGCTGGGGCTGCTGCCGGTCTGGTGGGCGCTGCGCTGGTACCTGCGCAGCGCGCGGGAGGCGTACCTCGCGGAGGGGGCGGCCACGTCGGAGGTGGCGGAGGTGCTGGCGGCGACGGCGGACGGGGCGCGGACCGTCGAGGCGTTCCGGCTGGGCGGGCGGCGGATCGCGGCGAGCCGTGCGGCGCTGGAGGTCTCGCGGCGCACCCGGATGCGCACGCTCTTCCTGCGCTGCGTCTTCTTCCCGGTGGTGGAGCTGTCGTACGTCCTGCCGGTGGCGGGCGTGCTGTTGGTGGGCGGGGTGCTGCACTCCCGCGGCGCGGTGAGCGTGGGCGCGGTGGTGGCGGGGGCCGTGTACCTCCAGCAGTTGGTGGGTCCGCTGGACACGGTGCTGATGCACGTGGAGCGGTTGCAGAGCGGCGGCGCCTCCTTCGCCCGGGTGGAGGGGCTGGCCGGGGTGCCGGCGGCGGGCGGGCCCGGTGCCGGGGTGCCGGCGGACGACCGGATCGACGTGGCGGGGGCACGGTACGCCTACGACCGGGGCGGCGAGGTGCTGCGCGGGGTGGACCTGACGGTCCGTCCGGGCGAGCGGCTGGCCGTGGTGGGCCCGTCGGGGGCCGGCAAGACGACGCTGAGCCGGCTGCTGGCGGGGGTGGACGCGCCGACCGGGGGGTCGGTGACGGTGGGCGGGGTGCCGGTGGCGGACCTCGGCCCGGAGCGGCTGCGGCGCCAGGTGGTGCTGGTCACCCAGGAGCACCACGTCTTCCTCGGCACGGTCCGCGACAACCTCCTCATCGCCGAACCGGATGCCTCGGACGGGGAGTTGTGGCAGGCGCTGGAGGCCGTGGGCGCGGCGGGGTGGGTGCGGGAGCTGCCGGACGGGCTCGGCACGGCGCTGGGCGGGGACGGCGTCCGGCCGGACGGCTCCGAGGCGCAGCGGCTCGCGCTGGCCCGGGTGGTGCTGGCGGACCCGCACACGCTGGTCCTGGACGAGGCCACCGCCCTGCTGGACCCGGCGACGGCCCGGCACACCGAACGGGCGCTGGCGGCGGTGCTGTCCGGGCGGACGGTGATCGCCATCGCGCACCGGCTGCACACCGCGCACGACGCCGACCGGGTGGCGGTGATGGAGGAGGGCCGGCTGACCGAACTCGGCACGCACGAGGAGCTGGTGACGGCGGGCGGGGCGTACGCGGCGCTGTGGTCCTCCTGGCACGGCGGGTCCGGCTCCGCCCCGCCGGACGGCTGA